One genomic segment of Paenibacillus durus includes these proteins:
- a CDS encoding aminotransferase-like domain-containing protein — protein sequence MQTRPPLYSSSRGQLQSAGDSLADWRPDRDSPLPIYAQIAGYFQSKIGGGDWPEGMKLPSQRELARQLGVNRSTVVTALGQLAALGLIEGRQGGGTRVAGKERTQKTAGSWNDYVEEGIHYPNLPAVQAINRLEFRPELLRLGTGEPAPELLPGEQMRSILAELTREELPLAYEEPLGSLRLRRAVSKELGRTGIQAGPSSILILSGALQGIQLISLGLLPKGAGVLLEKPSYLYSIHSFQSAGVKLHGLPMDGRGLVTEGLEAQAARTKAALLYTIPSFHNPTGMLMDAERRRELMEKTAALGLPVLEDGAYQDLWLDAPPPPPLKALDRNGQVLHLGTLSKSASPGLRIGWVAGPEQVIRRLADIKMQTDYGASSLSQLAAAKWLEDGCHARHTGALRLMLRQRRDVMLELLELHFAGLAEWTKPSGGFYVWLRLNKSLPLPKLFRTALAEGLLLNTGDLYDRSDARHLRLSYAYASPSGLEQGIAKLAELVRRMGRLS from the coding sequence ATGCAGACCCGGCCACCGCTGTACAGCAGCAGCCGAGGCCAGCTCCAGAGCGCCGGCGATTCTTTGGCGGATTGGCGTCCGGACCGGGACTCGCCGCTGCCGATTTACGCCCAAATCGCCGGATATTTCCAATCCAAAATCGGCGGCGGCGACTGGCCCGAAGGCATGAAGCTGCCTTCGCAGCGCGAGTTGGCCCGTCAGCTTGGCGTTAATCGCAGCACGGTTGTTACCGCACTCGGCCAACTGGCCGCGCTCGGGCTCATTGAAGGAAGGCAAGGAGGGGGCACAAGGGTTGCGGGGAAAGAGAGAACACAGAAGACGGCGGGAAGCTGGAACGATTACGTGGAGGAGGGCATCCATTATCCCAATTTGCCCGCCGTCCAGGCGATCAACCGCCTGGAATTTAGGCCGGAGCTGCTTCGGCTCGGAACCGGAGAGCCCGCCCCCGAGCTGCTGCCGGGCGAGCAAATGCGCTCCATTCTTGCGGAGCTGACCCGTGAAGAGCTGCCGCTGGCGTATGAGGAGCCGCTCGGCAGTCTGCGGCTCCGGCGCGCGGTCAGCAAAGAGCTCGGGAGAACCGGCATTCAGGCAGGGCCATCCTCGATTCTGATTCTCTCCGGGGCGCTTCAGGGCATTCAGCTTATCTCTCTCGGGCTGCTGCCCAAAGGGGCGGGCGTTCTATTGGAGAAGCCCTCTTATTTGTATTCCATTCATTCTTTCCAGTCGGCGGGGGTCAAGCTGCACGGCCTGCCAATGGACGGGCGGGGTCTCGTAACGGAAGGGCTGGAGGCTCAGGCAGCCCGAACCAAGGCGGCGCTGCTGTATACGATTCCGTCCTTTCATAACCCGACTGGTATGCTTATGGACGCGGAGCGGCGGCGGGAACTGATGGAGAAGACGGCCGCGCTGGGACTACCCGTACTGGAGGATGGCGCCTATCAGGACCTATGGCTGGACGCGCCTCCGCCTCCACCGCTCAAAGCGCTGGACCGGAATGGACAGGTGCTCCACCTGGGCACCCTGTCGAAATCCGCCAGCCCGGGACTGCGTATCGGCTGGGTTGCCGGACCCGAGCAGGTGATCCGGCGTCTGGCCGATATCAAGATGCAAACGGATTACGGCGCAAGCTCCCTCTCGCAGCTTGCGGCGGCTAAGTGGCTGGAGGACGGCTGCCACGCACGGCATACGGGCGCCCTCCGTCTCATGCTGCGCCAGCGCCGTGATGTGATGCTGGAGCTGCTGGAGCTTCATTTTGCCGGACTGGCGGAGTGGACCAAGCCCTCCGGCGGCTTCTATGTATGGCTGCGTCTGAACAAGTCCCTCCCGCTGCCGAAGCTGTTCCGCACGGCGCTTGCGGAAGGGCTGCTGCTGAACACCGGCGATCTGTACGACCGGTCGGACGCAAGGCATCTTCGCCTGTCTTATGCCTATGCCTCCCCGTCCGGGCTGGAACAAGGGATTGCCAAGCTGGCGGAGCTTGTCCGCCGGATGGGCCGGCTGTCCTGA